From Mucilaginibacter rubeus, a single genomic window includes:
- a CDS encoding DUF2490 domain-containing protein, whose product MQLKKQLLIFVVLLLAAPARLLAQDNQFSGWAAIFHSHKLSEHWGYSFDGQLRSHDEVSYLKHILLRPSANYYFAKNKVGALGYAYIATYGRTPDNETTFRPEHRIWQQYTYTHKLTKHVQLAHRLRLEQRFLGNTADNKNDRYFAQRFRYFARAVIPMKPDSDVFTEGTFLALQNEAFVNVQNKNKVNKHFFDQNRAYVAVGYRFSKSFDAEAGYLNQYIKQADAYVVNHVAQVAFYTRF is encoded by the coding sequence ATGCAATTAAAAAAACAACTATTAATTTTTGTTGTACTGTTGCTTGCGGCACCTGCAAGGCTGCTGGCTCAGGACAACCAGTTTTCGGGTTGGGCGGCTATATTTCATAGTCACAAATTATCCGAGCATTGGGGCTACTCTTTTGACGGGCAATTGCGCTCGCACGATGAGGTCAGTTACCTTAAGCACATCCTGCTTCGGCCTTCGGCTAACTATTATTTTGCCAAAAACAAGGTAGGGGCTTTAGGTTACGCCTATATCGCTACTTACGGCCGTACTCCCGATAACGAAACAACATTTCGCCCGGAACACCGCATTTGGCAGCAATACACTTATACCCATAAGCTGACCAAACATGTACAGCTGGCACATCGTTTACGACTGGAACAACGCTTTTTAGGCAACACGGCGGATAATAAAAACGACCGCTATTTCGCCCAGCGTTTCAGGTACTTTGCCCGTGCGGTGATCCCGATGAAACCAGACTCTGACGTATTTACGGAAGGAACATTCCTCGCCCTGCAAAACGAGGCCTTTGTAAACGTACAAAACAAAAACAAAGTAAATAAACACTTCTTTGATCAAAACCGGGCTTATGTAGCGGTGGGTTACCGTTTCAGTAAATCATTTGATGCCGAAGCTGGTTATCTTAATCAATATATTAAACAAGCCGATGCTTACGTGGTAAATCATGTAGCGCAGGTGGCTTTTTATACGAGGTTTTAA
- a CDS encoding M1 family metallopeptidase yields the protein MKNKFLNIFAVALGLTIAGIVPTQAQLGTNKQTFTRADSLRGGLTPLRTCYDINYYHLDVKFDIDKRFISGSNLFKFTATQNFTKLQFDLFANLKIEKVVYEGAEIPFTREFNAVFITFPKTIKKGSKDEFTVYYSGNPTIAKRAPWDGGVVYTTDSLGKPWVATACQGIGASIWWPTKDHQYDEVDSALISISAPNGLKDVSNGRLRKVTDLNNGYTRFDWFVANPINNYDIEANIGDYAHFEGTYQGEKGPLTLDYWPLSYNVDKAKKQWELDAPRMLKSFEYWFGPYPFYEDGYKLVETPHLGMEHQSGTAYGNHYKNGYLGRDLSGTGWGLKWDFIVVHESGHEWFGNNITSKDVADMWIHESFTNYSESLFIETYYGKQAGQEYVNGTRKNIRNDKPIVGPYGVNMEGSGDMYYKGGNLLNMVRTIINNDEKWRSILRGLNKTFYHKTVTYDDIVGYICKQAGMNLAPVFDQYLHYKDIPTLQFVVKDGKLYSKWIANAEGFNMPVKVRVKGGGYIFIKPTTKFTPVKIDGITKDNVEVDTFNYYIKVE from the coding sequence ATGAAAAATAAGTTCCTAAATATTTTCGCAGTTGCTTTAGGCCTTACTATAGCGGGCATAGTACCAACCCAGGCACAGTTGGGTACCAACAAGCAAACATTTACCCGAGCCGATTCGCTTCGGGGTGGCTTAACGCCGCTGCGCACCTGTTATGATATCAATTACTATCACCTGGATGTGAAATTCGATATCGATAAAAGGTTTATCAGCGGCAGCAACCTGTTCAAATTCACGGCTACTCAAAATTTTACTAAGCTTCAGTTCGACCTGTTTGCCAATTTAAAGATAGAAAAGGTAGTATATGAAGGTGCCGAAATACCTTTTACCCGAGAGTTCAACGCGGTGTTTATCACCTTCCCAAAAACCATAAAAAAGGGTAGCAAGGATGAGTTTACCGTTTACTATTCCGGCAACCCAACCATAGCCAAGCGTGCCCCGTGGGACGGCGGCGTTGTTTATACCACCGACTCGCTTGGGAAGCCCTGGGTGGCAACCGCTTGCCAGGGTATTGGCGCCAGCATCTGGTGGCCTACTAAAGATCATCAATATGATGAAGTAGATAGTGCCCTGATCAGCATCAGCGCTCCCAATGGTTTAAAAGATGTTTCAAACGGCAGATTGCGCAAAGTAACCGACCTGAACAACGGCTATACCCGTTTTGATTGGTTTGTGGCAAACCCTATCAACAATTATGATATAGAAGCCAACATTGGCGACTATGCCCACTTTGAAGGCACCTACCAGGGCGAAAAAGGGCCGCTAACGCTTGATTACTGGCCTTTAAGCTACAATGTTGACAAAGCTAAAAAGCAATGGGAGCTTGACGCGCCGCGGATGCTCAAATCATTTGAATACTGGTTTGGCCCTTATCCTTTTTATGAAGACGGCTATAAACTGGTTGAAACCCCTCACCTGGGCATGGAGCACCAAAGCGGTACGGCCTATGGCAACCATTACAAAAACGGGTACTTGGGCCGCGACCTTTCGGGTACCGGATGGGGCTTAAAATGGGATTTTATTGTGGTACACGAAAGCGGGCACGAGTGGTTTGGCAATAACATCACCTCAAAAGACGTGGCCGATATGTGGATCCACGAAAGTTTCACCAATTATTCCGAGTCCCTATTCATTGAAACTTATTATGGGAAACAAGCTGGACAAGAGTATGTGAACGGAACCCGTAAAAACATTCGTAATGATAAGCCTATTGTAGGCCCGTATGGTGTAAATATGGAAGGTTCGGGAGATATGTATTATAAAGGCGGTAACCTGTTAAACATGGTTCGCACCATTATCAACAACGATGAAAAATGGCGCAGCATCCTCCGCGGACTTAACAAAACATTTTATCATAAAACCGTTACTTATGATGACATTGTAGGCTACATCTGCAAACAGGCTGGCATGAACCTGGCCCCGGTATTTGACCAGTACCTGCACTATAAAGATATCCCGACCCTGCAATTTGTGGTTAAAGACGGTAAGCTTTACTCCAAATGGATTGCCAATGCCGAAGGTTTCAACATGCCTGTAAAGGTGCGCGTTAAAGGCGGCGGTTATATATTTATTAAACCAACTACCAAGTTTACCCCTGTCAAAATAGATGGTATTACTAAGGACAATGTGGAGGTAGATACTTTCAATTATTATATAAAAGTTGAATGA
- a CDS encoding glycosyltransferase family 39 protein, whose translation MQDTSLNSTPVKYNKPIIYFLLLWALLNAVQAFTLEIHADEAYYWVYSRFLDWGYYDHPPMVALFIKMGYSLLHNEFGARLFTVIGTTASIYLMWVMLKRYKVDAINFILVISGIFVFHIYGFTTTPDAPLLFFTVLFFYFYQQYIEKDSFKLAVILGVVIACLLYSKYHGILLVVFTLASNIKLLKRGTFYAIVLLALALYAPHIIWQANHGFPSLSYHLSERSNEQYNFEYTYVYPLGQLLMAGPLIGWLLFYKGFTAKVQDTFTRTLLVNAIGILAFFFLTSFKGEVQLHWTLIAYVPLAMMVLIRFTQPGAKPKWFNRLAIINIVMIVILRVAIIIAFPPLLKVDAIRSFFGFKEWAQLIQKKAGNNYVIFNEGFQNPSKYNFYNNTTHGFDYDARYYRRTQYDIWPIEDSIQHKKAYVVINGVWDPAITTDTLKTYAGDWYGGWVDDIRTYQKIDFQVSSYKESVSPGQKKDFDLTFTNPYPFPISFTNVNQKHKVFLEACFFKSIYQVGMQKSDDSFNNISLKTGETGHFKFNVTMPAKPGKYELIFSIRTEPFPGGRNNKIINITVE comes from the coding sequence ATGCAGGATACCTCTTTAAATAGCACGCCGGTAAAATATAACAAGCCAATAATTTATTTTTTACTGTTGTGGGCCTTACTGAATGCCGTACAGGCATTTACGCTTGAGATTCATGCCGATGAAGCTTATTACTGGGTTTATTCCCGTTTTTTAGATTGGGGATATTATGATCATCCGCCTATGGTGGCCCTTTTTATCAAGATGGGCTATAGCTTGCTGCATAATGAATTTGGGGCAAGGCTTTTTACGGTGATAGGTACCACAGCATCCATATACCTGATGTGGGTGATGCTGAAGCGATATAAGGTTGATGCCATAAACTTTATACTGGTAATATCGGGCATCTTTGTATTCCATATTTATGGTTTTACCACTACGCCCGATGCGCCGCTATTGTTTTTTACGGTGCTGTTTTTTTATTTTTATCAGCAGTATATTGAAAAGGACAGCTTTAAGCTGGCTGTGATATTGGGTGTTGTAATAGCCTGTCTGCTGTATAGTAAGTACCATGGCATTCTGCTGGTTGTTTTTACACTGGCATCTAATATTAAATTACTAAAGCGCGGGACTTTTTACGCCATTGTACTGCTGGCCCTGGCTTTATATGCACCGCACATTATCTGGCAGGCTAACCATGGTTTCCCATCATTAAGCTACCACTTGTCCGAACGCTCAAATGAGCAGTACAACTTTGAGTATACTTATGTATACCCGTTGGGGCAATTGCTGATGGCTGGTCCGCTGATTGGTTGGTTGTTGTTTTATAAAGGGTTCACTGCAAAAGTGCAGGATACTTTCACCAGGACATTGTTGGTTAATGCCATCGGCATACTGGCCTTCTTTTTCCTTACCTCGTTCAAAGGCGAAGTTCAGCTGCACTGGACGCTTATCGCTTACGTGCCGCTGGCCATGATGGTGCTTATCCGTTTTACCCAGCCGGGCGCAAAGCCTAAATGGTTCAATCGTTTGGCTATCATCAATATTGTAATGATAGTTATTTTGCGGGTTGCTATCATTATCGCTTTCCCGCCATTGTTAAAAGTCGACGCCATCCGGAGCTTTTTCGGTTTTAAAGAGTGGGCGCAGCTTATTCAAAAAAAGGCAGGGAATAATTATGTGATTTTTAACGAAGGTTTCCAAAACCCATCGAAATACAATTTCTATAATAACACCACACACGGGTTTGATTATGATGCCCGCTACTATCGCCGTACACAATATGATATCTGGCCTATTGAAGATAGTATCCAGCATAAAAAGGCTTACGTGGTAATAAACGGCGTGTGGGATCCTGCCATCACTACCGATACCCTTAAAACTTATGCGGGTGACTGGTACGGCGGTTGGGTTGATGATATCCGCACCTATCAAAAAATTGATTTCCAGGTATCTTCTTATAAAGAAAGCGTATCGCCTGGTCAGAAGAAGGATTTCGATCTCACGTTTACCAACCCTTATCCTTTCCCAATCAGTTTTACAAATGTTAATCAAAAGCACAAAGTGTTTTTGGAGGCCTGCTTTTTTAAGAGCATCTACCAAGTGGGCATGCAAAAATCTGATGATAGCTTCAACAATATTTCATTAAAAACCGGCGAAACCGGGCATTTTAAATTTAACGTGACCATGCCGGCGAAACCGGGTAAGTACGAACTGATCTTTTCCATCCGTACCGAACCGTTTCCGGGAGGCCGCAACAATAAGATCATCAATATTACAGTAGAATAA
- a CDS encoding Bor/Iss family lipoprotein: protein MLPSYLKRSARFYRNSVSALLLSLLLSSCYTARVETKAQAGSEVSHQNVNFFFWGAIQSPKRIVTPICDSLGSNGMAEVTVRNNFGYSLLTVVTLGIWSPARVEWKCGKPCAKEGTIK, encoded by the coding sequence ATGCTGCCATCATATTTAAAGCGGTCTGCCCGTTTTTATCGGAACAGTGTATCCGCCCTGCTGCTCTCGTTACTATTAAGTAGTTGCTACACCGCCCGCGTCGAAACCAAAGCACAGGCTGGTTCTGAGGTATCCCATCAAAACGTTAACTTCTTTTTTTGGGGAGCTATTCAAAGCCCCAAACGGATAGTTACACCCATATGTGATTCCCTTGGTAGTAACGGCATGGCCGAAGTTACTGTGAGGAATAATTTTGGTTATTCGTTGCTCACCGTTGTGACCCTGGGGATCTGGAGCCCGGCAAGAGTGGAGTGGAAATGTGGTAAACCCTGTGCCAAGGAAGGCACTATAAAATAG
- a CDS encoding DUF2911 domain-containing protein — protein sequence MKKLFISVITMMTFTAANTFAQLTPQPSSTQSVVQDFGLGKINLTYSRPDVKGRKIFGGMEPYGTVWRTGANSATVIKFTDEVSLEGNKVPAGEYGLFSIPGENEWTIILSKQPKQWGAYLYKEADDFLRFKVKTEHLKALTETMTLAFTNVAPTSCDLQMMWEHSGFTIHMTTDIDAKVMARIDSAMKTDKKPYYEALIYYYNNNKDMDKALAWATELEKDKNFPPFVPKLWKARILLRKGDKAAAITTAQEGVKMATEMKTDEYVRLNNEVIAQAKK from the coding sequence ATGAAGAAGTTATTCATCAGCGTCATCACCATGATGACCTTTACTGCTGCAAACACCTTTGCGCAGTTAACCCCACAGCCCAGTTCAACACAAAGTGTTGTGCAGGATTTTGGTCTCGGAAAAATCAACCTCACTTACTCACGTCCCGATGTAAAAGGCCGTAAAATATTCGGAGGGATGGAGCCATACGGAACCGTTTGGCGTACGGGCGCAAATTCGGCCACGGTAATTAAATTTACCGACGAGGTAAGTTTGGAAGGCAATAAGGTTCCGGCGGGCGAATACGGCCTGTTCAGTATCCCAGGCGAAAACGAGTGGACGATCATCCTCAGCAAACAGCCTAAGCAATGGGGTGCGTATTTGTATAAAGAAGCCGATGATTTTTTACGTTTCAAAGTTAAAACTGAGCATCTCAAAGCTTTAACAGAAACAATGACCCTCGCTTTTACTAACGTAGCGCCTACTTCCTGCGATTTACAAATGATGTGGGAACACAGCGGCTTCACCATCCACATGACTACCGATATCGACGCCAAAGTAATGGCACGAATCGATTCGGCCATGAAAACCGATAAAAAGCCATACTATGAAGCGTTGATCTACTATTACAACAATAATAAAGATATGGACAAAGCTTTAGCCTGGGCAACCGAACTGGAAAAGGATAAGAACTTTCCGCCATTTGTACCTAAACTATGGAAAGCCCGCATATTATTAAGAAAAGGCGATAAAGCCGCGGCTATAACAACAGCACAGGAAGGCGTGAAAATGGCCACCGAGATGAAAACGGATGAGTATGTACGTTTAAATAACGAAGTAATAGCACAAGCGAAGAAATGA
- a CDS encoding proline iminopeptidase-family hydrolase translates to MKKLFFIMIAACVCACNNPSKPAADTSAEASNKPYEVKTGGNKLIKVAGKYNVWTKKVGDGKIKVLLLHGGPGFSHDYMECFDDFLPKEGMEIYYYDQLGCGNSDAPADTSLWNIPRYVEEVEEVRKGLGLDNFYILGHSWGGMLAMEYLHKYQSHVKGAVLSNMTAGIKGYVAYAAELKKKFFTPRDIAVFDSLDRLKQYDSPQYNDLLMNKLYTHVICRIPIENWPEPLWRAFKKANHTIYIQMQGVDEFHVTGNFKGWEFWNKLQDIKVPTLVLGGMHDEMNPEDMKKEGRLLPNSRTYLCPDGSHMSMYDDQQNYFKNLIAFLKDVDAGTFTADKK, encoded by the coding sequence ATGAAAAAGCTATTTTTTATTATGATTGCTGCCTGCGTTTGCGCATGCAATAATCCATCAAAACCAGCAGCAGATACTTCGGCCGAAGCGTCAAACAAGCCTTACGAAGTTAAAACAGGTGGCAACAAGCTCATCAAGGTTGCCGGAAAGTACAATGTATGGACTAAAAAAGTTGGCGATGGCAAAATAAAAGTATTGTTGCTGCACGGCGGCCCTGGCTTTTCGCATGACTATATGGAATGCTTTGATGATTTCCTGCCGAAGGAAGGAATGGAAATTTATTACTATGACCAGCTTGGCTGCGGCAATTCTGATGCTCCCGCCGATACCTCATTGTGGAACATTCCGCGTTATGTTGAAGAGGTTGAAGAAGTGCGTAAGGGATTAGGGCTCGATAATTTTTATATCCTCGGCCATTCCTGGGGAGGCATGCTGGCGATGGAATACCTGCACAAATACCAGTCGCATGTTAAAGGGGCTGTATTATCAAACATGACAGCAGGTATCAAAGGCTATGTTGCCTATGCCGCCGAATTAAAGAAGAAGTTTTTCACACCTCGGGATATCGCAGTATTTGACTCATTAGACAGGCTTAAACAATATGATTCGCCGCAATATAACGACCTGCTGATGAACAAGCTGTATACCCATGTAATCTGCCGGATCCCGATAGAAAACTGGCCTGAACCACTTTGGCGCGCCTTTAAAAAAGCCAATCATACCATTTACATCCAAATGCAGGGTGTTGACGAGTTTCATGTAACCGGCAATTTTAAAGGATGGGAATTTTGGAATAAACTGCAGGACATCAAAGTACCAACCTTAGTTTTAGGTGGCATGCATGACGAAATGAACCCCGAAGACATGAAGAAAGAAGGGCGTTTACTACCTAACAGCCGCACCTATCTATGCCCGGATGGCAGCCACATGAGTATGTATGATGATCAGCAAAACTACTTCAAAAACCTCATCGCCTTTTTGAAAGATGTTGACGCGGGCACATTTACTGCGGATAAAAAATAG
- a CDS encoding head GIN domain-containing protein → MKSISKILLAAVLAAGTTSYSTAKPVNPIVKHADQTTQDRHLSGFSAIDLAGSFDVYFTQGSNESVKVEAPSDVIDKIITEVQGGVLKIYSKKGTNWDSWSFGRSRKMIVHVVAKDMTSINVAGSGDVYFREGITTTSLKLKVVGSGDMLGKVNAKNLDSSISGSGDMKLSGRADNSRVNVVGSGDFTARDLITVNTEVHIAGSGDATINASNKIDASVSGSGDVHYTGGAKNISSSKAGSGDIERI, encoded by the coding sequence ATGAAATCAATTTCAAAAATATTATTAGCCGCCGTACTTGCAGCTGGAACTACAAGCTACAGCACTGCAAAACCGGTAAATCCAATTGTTAAACATGCCGATCAAACTACGCAAGACCGCCATTTATCGGGTTTCAGCGCTATTGACCTGGCTGGCTCGTTTGATGTTTACTTTACCCAGGGCTCGAACGAATCCGTAAAAGTTGAAGCTCCATCTGATGTGATCGACAAGATCATTACCGAAGTTCAGGGCGGCGTATTAAAGATCTACAGTAAAAAAGGTACCAACTGGGATAGCTGGAGCTTTGGCCGTAGTCGCAAAATGATTGTTCATGTTGTAGCAAAAGATATGACCAGCATTAACGTTGCCGGTTCGGGCGATGTTTACTTTAGGGAAGGTATCACCACCACCTCGTTAAAATTAAAAGTAGTAGGTTCGGGTGATATGCTGGGCAAGGTAAATGCTAAAAACCTGGACAGCAGCATTTCGGGTTCTGGTGATATGAAACTATCAGGCCGTGCTGATAACTCAAGAGTGAACGTTGTGGGTTCAGGTGATTTTACTGCCCGCGACCTGATCACCGTTAATACCGAAGTTCACATAGCCGGTTCAGGCGATGCTACCATCAACGCCAGCAATAAAATTGATGCTTCGGTAAGCGGCTCAGGCGATGTTCATTATACCGGCGGCGCTAAAAACATTTCGAGCTCAAAAGCCGGCAGCGGCGATATTGAGCGGATATAA
- a CDS encoding M1 family metallopeptidase, whose translation MKIKQLYLAALTLLSAATFTQPVSAQLLKEKEQFTHADSLRGMLTPLRTCYDINYYHLDVKIDIDKKFISGSNQFKFTATQDFNKLQFDLFANLNIAKVVYKGKELTFTRDGNAVFLNFPQTISKGSKDEFTVYYSGNPTVAKNAPWDGGLVFKKDSLGKPFVATACEGIGASIWWPTKDQLADEVDSMMISISVPKGLKDVSNGRLRKVTPLKDGYTRFDWFVANPINNYDVAANIADYAHFEDTYMGEKGKLTLDYWVLPTSLEKAKKQFAANVKSMLKAFEHWFGPYPFYEDGYKLVETPHLGMEHQSAVAYGNHFMNGYMGYDLSGTGWGSKWDYIIVHESGHEWFGNNITDKDLADMWVHESFTCYSESLFVEDNWGKKAGQEYNYGLRLTINNEGPIVGIYNMNKEGSGDMYSKGAVFLNMIRTIINDDEKWRGILRGLNKTFYHKTVTYNDVVGFINQQSGMDLSAIFDQYLHYRSLPVLEFTSHENKLYCRWIAEAKDFNMPIRVRVKGGEYKFITPTKQMSPVEIAGATKDNIEIDYLNYYVGSLLD comes from the coding sequence ATGAAAATAAAACAACTATATCTTGCAGCCCTGACATTATTAAGCGCTGCAACGTTCACTCAACCTGTCAGCGCCCAGCTCCTGAAAGAAAAAGAGCAATTCACTCATGCCGATTCGCTGCGCGGAATGCTTACACCTTTGCGTACCTGTTATGACATCAATTACTATCACCTTGATGTTAAAATTGATATCGATAAAAAATTCATTAGCGGCAGCAATCAATTTAAATTCACCGCCACGCAGGATTTTAATAAACTACAGTTCGATCTGTTTGCCAATCTTAATATCGCCAAAGTTGTTTACAAAGGTAAAGAACTCACTTTCACCCGAGATGGCAATGCAGTGTTCCTCAACTTCCCGCAAACCATAAGTAAAGGCAGCAAAGATGAGTTTACTGTTTACTATTCCGGTAATCCAACCGTTGCCAAAAATGCTCCGTGGGATGGCGGGCTGGTATTCAAAAAAGATTCATTGGGTAAACCATTTGTAGCAACAGCCTGCGAAGGGATTGGCGCCAGCATTTGGTGGCCTACTAAAGATCAACTGGCTGATGAGGTTGACAGCATGATGATCAGCATCAGCGTGCCTAAAGGTTTAAAAGATGTTTCAAACGGTCGCCTGCGCAAGGTAACCCCACTTAAGGATGGTTATACCCGGTTCGACTGGTTTGTAGCCAACCCAATCAACAACTATGACGTTGCCGCCAACATTGCCGACTACGCTCATTTTGAAGATACTTATATGGGCGAAAAAGGCAAACTCACCCTCGATTATTGGGTACTGCCAACCAGTCTGGAAAAAGCAAAAAAACAATTTGCCGCCAATGTAAAATCAATGCTTAAAGCCTTTGAGCACTGGTTTGGCCCCTACCCTTTTTATGAGGATGGCTACAAACTGGTTGAAACCCCGCACCTGGGTATGGAACACCAAAGCGCCGTGGCCTATGGCAATCATTTCATGAATGGTTATATGGGCTATGACTTATCAGGCACAGGGTGGGGCAGCAAATGGGATTATATCATAGTGCACGAAAGCGGGCACGAATGGTTTGGTAATAATATAACCGATAAAGATTTGGCCGATATGTGGGTCCACGAAAGCTTTACCTGCTATTCCGAATCGCTTTTTGTAGAGGATAACTGGGGCAAAAAAGCCGGACAGGAGTATAATTACGGCTTAAGGCTCACCATTAATAACGAGGGCCCTATAGTTGGTATCTACAACATGAACAAGGAAGGCTCAGGAGATATGTACTCTAAAGGTGCAGTGTTCCTGAACATGATCCGCACTATTATTAATGACGATGAAAAATGGCGCGGCATCCTGCGTGGGCTTAACAAAACTTTTTACCATAAAACCGTTACTTATAATGATGTGGTAGGTTTTATCAACCAGCAATCGGGTATGGACCTTTCGGCCATTTTTGATCAGTACCTGCACTACCGCAGTCTTCCTGTGCTGGAATTTACCAGTCACGAAAACAAACTTTATTGCCGCTGGATAGCCGAGGCCAAAGATTTCAACATGCCAATCAGGGTGCGTGTAAAGGGCGGCGAGTATAAATTCATCACTCCAACAAAACAAATGAGCCCTGTTGAAATTGCGGGAGCTACTAAAGACAATATCGAAATTGATTATTTGAACTACTACGTAGGCTCACTTCTTGATTAA
- a CDS encoding FAD-binding protein codes for MKVIKTGVSSWENRHETFIEQIKDLYELGNEDNLDALDSYNDATKGLQNLIKEAIETDTPLRSLGAGWSWTKIATVKDGVMLDTKPLNTRFTVAETAVNPAYAGNKDQLLFAQSGNGIWELGAFLKNRGLSLKTSGASNGQTIAGAMGTGTHGSAFDFGAVPDFVVGLHIVVSPDRHIWLERASAPVVAQRFVDLLQTELVQDDELFNAAVVSFGSFGIIHGVLMETEPLFLLETYVQRLPYDAELQGMMETLDFSNTIKLPCGNERPFHFSVLLNPYDLDKGAFVTTMYKRAYRTNYQPPVDNAAGIGPGDDAASFIGTITDAIPALIPVVVTKVLNTSMTTNTDPHFGTLGEIFSNTTLRGKLLSSAIGFPAELSPKVADLMLKINKDIGPFSGVFSFRFVKQTKATLGFTRFGHTCIMELDAPLSDKAYNFYTQVWLMLEHENIPFTFHWGKANEVTPERIQRMYGEAATRWINARKTLLNADCQKVFTNQITQQWGLA; via the coding sequence ATGAAAGTTATCAAAACAGGAGTTAGCAGCTGGGAAAATCGTCACGAAACTTTTATTGAGCAAATAAAAGATCTGTACGAATTAGGAAACGAAGATAACCTCGACGCGCTTGATAGTTATAACGATGCTACCAAAGGGCTGCAAAATCTGATTAAGGAAGCTATTGAAACCGATACTCCATTACGATCGTTAGGCGCGGGTTGGTCCTGGACAAAGATAGCCACCGTTAAAGACGGCGTTATGCTGGATACCAAACCACTTAATACAAGGTTTACGGTGGCAGAAACAGCGGTTAACCCGGCTTATGCAGGTAATAAAGATCAATTACTTTTTGCCCAGAGCGGCAACGGTATTTGGGAACTTGGCGCGTTTCTGAAAAACAGGGGATTGTCGCTCAAAACTTCCGGTGCCAGTAACGGGCAAACGATAGCCGGGGCAATGGGGACGGGGACTCACGGCTCGGCCTTTGACTTTGGCGCAGTGCCGGATTTTGTGGTAGGCTTACATATTGTAGTAAGTCCGGATAGGCACATTTGGCTGGAAAGAGCTTCGGCTCCCGTAGTTGCGCAACGCTTTGTCGACCTGCTACAAACCGAGTTGGTTCAGGACGATGAACTTTTTAATGCTGCTGTGGTAAGTTTCGGCAGTTTCGGGATTATTCACGGGGTGTTAATGGAAACAGAGCCTTTGTTTTTATTGGAAACATATGTGCAGCGGTTACCTTATGATGCAGAGTTGCAGGGCATGATGGAAACCCTGGATTTTAGTAATACCATTAAGCTGCCATGTGGCAACGAACGTCCGTTTCATTTTTCGGTACTGCTTAACCCTTATGATCTGGATAAGGGAGCTTTTGTAACCACCATGTATAAGCGGGCATATCGTACCAACTACCAGCCACCGGTTGATAACGCGGCAGGGATTGGTCCAGGAGATGATGCAGCCAGTTTTATAGGCACTATTACTGATGCTATACCTGCGCTGATTCCTGTAGTAGTAACCAAGGTGCTAAACACCAGCATGACAACTAATACTGACCCTCACTTTGGTACACTGGGCGAAATTTTTAGTAATACCACCTTAAGAGGCAAATTGTTGAGTTCTGCAATCGGCTTCCCCGCCGAGCTTTCGCCAAAGGTTGCCGATTTGATGCTGAAGATCAATAAAGATATTGGCCCGTTTAGTGGTGTATTTTCATTCCGGTTTGTTAAGCAAACCAAAGCAACATTGGGTTTCACCCGGTTTGGCCATACCTGTATTATGGAATTAGATGCGCCACTATCGGACAAAGCATACAACTTTTATACCCAGGTGTGGCTGATGCTTGAGCATGAAAATATTCCGTTTACTTTTCATTGGGGCAAGGCTAACGAGGTTACGCCGGAGCGCATTCAGAGAATGTACGGAGAGGCTGCCACCCGTTGGATCAACGCACGTAAAACATTACTCAACGCCGACTGCCAAAAAGTTTTTACTAACCAAATTACGCAGCAATGGGGGCTTGCCTGA
- a CDS encoding DinB family protein, giving the protein MKQEFEVIKKTRLTLLNVVKDLNPEQLNHIPAGYINNLIWNLAHMISGQQGICYTRAGVPIVVDDKYYTPYRPETKPQGFINADDIAEVKELLISTIDKFEEDYHTGIFANYQPMTTRYGVTLSNIEEAIRFVPFHDGLHTGYIMALKRAVLEEMSNPV; this is encoded by the coding sequence ATGAAACAAGAATTTGAGGTTATCAAAAAAACACGCCTGACGCTGCTTAATGTTGTTAAAGACCTTAACCCTGAACAACTTAACCATATCCCGGCCGGATATATTAATAACCTGATCTGGAACCTGGCGCATATGATTTCGGGCCAGCAAGGCATTTGTTATACCCGTGCGGGTGTACCAATTGTGGTAGATGATAAATATTATACGCCCTATCGCCCCGAAACCAAACCGCAGGGTTTTATTAATGCCGATGACATAGCCGAGGTAAAAGAGCTGCTTATTTCAACTATTGATAAGTTTGAGGAAGATTATCATACAGGCATTTTTGCTAATTATCAACCCATGACCACCCGCTATGGTGTTACGTTAAGCAATATTGAAGAGGCTATCCGCTTTGTGCCATTTCACGATGGCTTGCATACGGGTTATATCATGGCCTTAAAAAGGGCGGTCTTGGAAGAAATGAGCAACCCTGTTTAA